A single region of the Salvia miltiorrhiza cultivar Shanhuang (shh) chromosome 8, IMPLAD_Smil_shh, whole genome shotgun sequence genome encodes:
- the LOC131000621 gene encoding uncharacterized protein LOC131000621, producing MTLLKRYVLRLFISLKYITANVVDRNNGRIVATASTVEHALKNSLECGRSCNAKAATVVGEVLAMRLRVDGLEHGQGRGIHVNVNKEIEKKGFQNRTKIWAIVNALNNNGVKLILEDEDNVAPGSSYRGQQRDEPD from the coding sequence ATGACATTGCTGAAGAGATATGTGTTGAGACTGTTCATATCATTGAAATACATCACAGCAAATGTGGTAGACAGGAACAATGGACGAATAGTTGCAACAGCTTCAACAGTCGAACACGCTCTCAAAAACTCGCTTGAATGTGGCCGTTCTTGTAATGCAAAGGCTGCAACAGTTGTTGGAGAAGTGTTGGCAATGAGGCTCAGAGTAGATGGTCTCGAACATGGCCAGGGCAGAGGCATCCATGTCAACGTCAACAAGGAAATCGAGAAGAAAGGCTTCCAGAACCGCACAAAGATTTGGGCAATTGTGAATGCCCTAAATAACAATGGAGTTAAATTGATTCTTGAGGACGAGGACAACGTCGCTCCTGGCTCCAGCTACAGAGGCCAGCAAAGGGACGAGCCGGATTGA
- the LOC131000555 gene encoding ABC transporter F family member 1, with product MVSDASKKKAAQKKAAAAAKRGGKATASKAAAPENGSSKVDSLASGVGDLHISDRTCTGVLCSHPLSRDIRIESLSLTFHGHDLIVDSELELNYGRRYGLLGLNGCGKSTLLSSIGARELPIPEHVDIYHLSREIEASDMSSLQAVISCDEERLKLEKEVEILSAQDDGGGEALERIYERLDALDASTAEKRAAEILFGLGFTKQMQEKKTRDFSGGWRMRIALARALFMNPTILLLDEPTNHLDLEACVWLEEMLKKFERILVVVSHSQDFLNGVCTNIIHMQSKKIKLYSGNYDQYVQTRSELEENQMKQYKWEQEQIASMKEYIARFGHGSAKLARQAQSKEKTLAKMERGGLTEKVARDKVLVFRFTDVGKLPPPVLQFVEVKFGYTPDNLIYKNIDFGVDLDSRVALVGPNGAGKSTLLKLMTGDLFPQDGMVRRHNHLRIAQFHQHLAEKLDVEMSALQYMMREYPGHEEEKMRAIVGRFGLTGKAQVMPMKNLSDGQRSRVIFAWLAWRQPHMLLLDEPTNHLDIETIDSLAEALNEWDGGLVLVSHDFRLINQVAKEIWVCENQAVTRWEGDIMDFKRHLRLRAGLSD from the exons ATGGTGTCTGATGCGAGCAAGAAGAAGGCGGCTCAGAAGAAGGCCGCGGCCGCCGCTAAAAGAGGGGGTAAGGCCACCGCATCTAAGGCGGCTGCGCCTGAGAACGGTAGCAGCAAAGTTGATAGTCTGGCCAGCGGAGTTGGGGATCTTCACATATCTGATCGGACGTGTACCGGCGTTCTCTGCTCCCATCCTTTGTCCAGAGATATACGG ATAGAATCTCTTTCTCTGACTTTCCACGGCCATGATCTAATAGTTGACTCTGAACTGGAACTGAACTATGGCAG ACGTTATGGTTTGCTTGGATTGAATGGCTGCGGAAAGTCTACTCTTCTTTCTTCAATAGGTGCCCGTGAGCTTCCAATTCCAGAGCACGTGGATATTTATCACCTTTCAAGAGAAATTGAAGCTTCTGATATGTCCTCACTTCAGGCCGTCATAAGTTGTGATGAGGAGCGGCTGAAATTGGAGAAAGAAGTTGAAATTTTATCTGCCCAG GATGATGGTGGTGGAGAAGCACTTGAGCGCATTTATGAACGTTTGGATGCATTGGATGCATCTACTGCTGAAAAGCGAGCTGCTGAGATTTTATTTGGTCTCGGCTTTACCAAGCAAATGCAAGAGAAGAAGACACGCGACTTTTCTGGTGGCTGGAGGATGAGGATTGCTTTAGCAAGAGCTCTTTTCATGAACCCAACCATATTGTTGCTTGATGAACCAACAAATCATCTTG ATTTGGAGGCATGTGTCTGGTTAGAGGAGATGTTGAAGAAGTTCGAGCGAATTCTTGTTGTGGTTTCACATTCCCAGGATTTCTTGAACGGAGTATGCACCAACATCATACATATGCAGAGTAAGAAGATAAAGCTCTACTCTGGAAATTATGACCAGTATGTCCAAACCAGATCTGAACTTGAGGAGAACCAGATGAAACAATACAAGTGGGAGCAGGAGCAGATAGCTTCAATGAAGGAATACATTGCGCGGTTTGGTCATGGATCTGCTAAGCTTGCTCGTCAGGCCCAGAGTAAGGAGAAAACTTTGGCGAAGATGGAAAGGGGTGGTCTTACAGAGAAGGTGGCCAGAGATAAGGTCCTTGTTTTTAGATTCACTGATGTTGGAAAGCTCCCACCTCCTGTTCTTCAGTTTGTGGAAGTGAAGTTTGGCTACACTCCTGATAACCTCATCTACAAGAACATTGATTTTGGTGTAGACCTCGATTCTCGAGTGGCATTGGTGGGACCCAATGGTGCTGGGAAAAGCACCTTGCTAAAGCTGATGACAGGGGATTTGTTTCCTCAGGACGGCATGGTTCGTCGCCATAACCACTTGAGGATCGCACAGTTCCATCAGCATCTGGCTGAGAAACTTGACGTGGAAATGTCTGCCCTTCAATACATGATGAGGGAGTATCCTGGACATGAAGAAGAGAAGATGAGAGCCATAGTCGGAAGGTTTGGGCTCACAGGAAAAGCACAAGTAATGCCTATGAAGAACTTGTCCGATGGGCAAAGGAGCCGTGTGATCTTCGCATGGCTAGCTTGGAGGCAACCACACATGCTACTGCTGGACGAGCCAACTAACCATCTGGATATTGAGACAATTGACTCACTGGCCGAGGCACTGAATGAATGGGACGGTGGTTTGGTTCTTGTTAGCCATGATTTCAGGCTGATAAACCAGGTGGCAAAAGAGATATGGGTGTGTGAGAATCAGGCAGTGACCCGGTGGGAGGGAGACATCATGGACTTCAAGCGGCACCTGAGGTTGAGGGCTGGCTTGTCGGACTGA